One window of the Brassica napus cultivar Da-Ae unplaced genomic scaffold, Da-Ae ScsIHWf_2371;HRSCAF=3064, whole genome shotgun sequence genome contains the following:
- the LOC125600725 gene encoding MYB-like transcription factor EOBII, with amino-acid sequence MIFINNTQQQQGCRKGPWTPEEDKLLVEYVTSNGEGRWSSVLSVQCKLGLNRSGKSCRLRWVNYLRPGLKRGQITPQEEGIILELHSLWGNKWSTIARYLPGRTDNEIKNYWRTHYKKKEKSFSKQEKVKRSRKQLDLKPQPQQQPHQQNQSSHFVSEDHMNLDNEQNTFSYQTGVFSDQFHMPQVVAATSSDHSMMDEGNLWGSLWSLDDHDPHHFGGFSEQRTAANVSEKFNGCGIDAPFCGSWDYSYNGFNTGGYNY; translated from the exons ATGATCTTTATCAACAACACACAGCAACAACAAGGATGTAGAAAGGGACCATGGACACCTGAAGAAGACAAACTTCTTGTTGAGTATGTTACTTCGAATGGGGAAGGAAGATGGAGCTCGGTGCTAAGTGTGCAG TGTAAATTAGGGTTGAATAGAAGTGGCAAAAGCTGTAGACTAAGGTGGGTGAACTACTTAAGGCCAGGGCTTAAGAGAGGACAAATCACTCCTCAAGAAGAAGGAATCATCCTAGAACTTCATTCCCTTTGGGGTAACAA gtGGTCAACAATCGCAAGATATTTACCAGGACGAACAGATAATGAAATCAAGAACTATTGGAGAACCCATtacaagaagaaagaaaaatctTTTTCGAAGCAAGAAAAAGTCAAAAGATCCCGGAAACAGCTAGATctgaaaccacaaccacaaCAGCAACCTCATCAGCAGAATCAATCGTCTCACTTTGTGTCTGAAGACCACATGAATCTCGACAACGAGCAAAACACTTTCTCTTACCAGACTGGTGTCTTCAGTGACCAATTTCATATGCCTCAAGTTGTTGCAGCAACCTCAAGCGACCACTCCATGATGGATGAAGGTAACTTGTGGGGCAGCTTGTGGAGTCTAGACGACCATGATCCACACCATTTTGGTGGTTTCTCGGAACAGAGAACAGCTGCTAACGTTTCTGAGAAGTTTAACGGCTGCGGAATTGATGCTCCGTTCTGTGGATCATGGGATTATAGTTATAATGGATTTAACACTGGAGgctataattattaa